CTTTTCTCAGCCGCTACAAGCGCGATTCAGAGCAGGAAAGCATTCAGCGCGCCAATGCCCGCGTGCTGTCGCCTGCCGCCATCCCGATCCAGCCTTCCTCGCCCCGTCGGGTCCGGATTTTTCTGGCTTCACTGCTGCTTTCGGTATTCGGCGGTATCGGCTTGGTGTTCCTGCTCGACCGGTTGAACGGCCGCATTCGTTCGGCCGAGGAAGTCGAACAGATCACCTATCTGCCTTTGCTAGCGGTGATCCCCAAGCAGGGCGGCAAGAAGCGGGATGCCGAAGCCCTGGCCTTTGGCATCTTGAACGCGCCCCGTTCGCCCCTGGCCAATGCCTTTCGCTCGTTGAAGGCGGTCTTGGCGGCGTCGGCGGTCGATCGTGGCGACAAAGTCACGCTGATCACCTCTTCCATTCCGTCCGAAGGCAAAAGTTTCATCACCCGCAATCTGGCCATGGCGGTGGCGGTGACGGGCAGTCGGGTTTTGGTCATTGACGGCGATCTGATGCGCCCGACACAGCATGTAGCACTGCAACGAGAGCCATCGCAGGGCCTGACCCAGTTGCTGTCGGATGCCAGTCTGTCGCCCGAGCAATTGATCCTGCGCGACGAGCGGGGCGGCTTTGATATCTTACCGGCCGGACCGGTTGATGCTTTTTCCGGCAACGCTCTGTCCAATGGGCGCCTGACCGAGGTGCTGCAATCCTTGTCGGCGCGTTATGACCGTATTTTCATTGATGCGCCGCCCAGCTTGGCGACCACCGATGTTCAGGTGCTGACACAGGTTGCCGACCAGATCGTTTTCGTCGTCAAATGGAATGACACGCCCCGCGACGCCATCATGGCGGCACTGTCGTATCTGGCCAAGGTCGGTGCCGAAGTTAGCGGCGTGGTGTTGTCGCAGACCAGCCCCGCGCATCACCGCAAGGGAGCATATGGAGCCTATGGCTATTATGGCGCCTATGAGGGCTATGGCAAAAACACCTGAGCTGCGCCGTGGCGAGCGCCGCGCCTTGTTGGTGCTGGCCGTGCTGGCCGTCGTGCTTGCGTTTGCGGCCATCCCGCGCCTGATTGCCGGCACCTTGCTGGCCTTGGCTCCGGGCGTGCATTCCGACGGGCTTTACCCACAACCAGAGGAATGGGCGGCGACCGAGGAGTTTCTCGCCCGGGCCGAGGCATGGCAGGCATCGACCGAAATCGGTCGCTATAGGGCTTTGGTCCGACATTTGGCCAAGGCGCCGGACGAGCGGGCGGGATTGGAAAAGCTGTTGGCGCAAGCGCCGCTGCTCCCTGAACAATGGTTGTGGTTGGGCCAGATTCTGGCACGGACCGATCCGGCCCAGGCCATCGCTGCGTGGCGGATGTCGGTTTATAATGCCCGGGTCTATCCGTCGATCATGGAATCCCGCCTTGATCTCGGCTTGGAGTTAAAACCCGAGATGGGGGCCGAGGATCAAGGCTTGCTCGATGATCAGTTTCGGCTGTCTTATGTGGTGCGTCCGGCCCAGGTTCAGCAAATTTTGGCGCAACAGCGCAATCTCATCCACCGGGGCTATTTTGCTCGTGTCGTCAAGAACCTGAGTGACGCCGACATGGACGCTATCATGCGCATCCATGTTCTTCACTGATATGCTTTTGCGGACCACGACTGGCTATAGCCAATCCCGAGAAGATAGGCGAATAAGGCCGCCAGGGCGGGTATTTGCACGGTGAAATCGATCATGGCCTGTAAACCCAGCAACGTCGCCGCCGCCACGGCCAGGGCCGGGTAGATCTGGTCCTGGCGGCGACGGACAAGACCGGCGCAACAGCCGGCTATGGGGATAATCACGGCGGAAAGCAGGCACAAACCGGCGGGCCAGCCCAGATCCATAATCACTTCTTCCCACGAATTATGCGCATGATTGTAAAGGACCGGGCGTGGCAGGCTGGTATCGCGATAGGGCATGATGGCGCTGGTGAAAGTGCCCAATCCATGTCCAGTCAGCGGGGCGTCGCCAATGGCGATCCAGGTCAGGCGCATCAGATTGGGGCGGTCGCCGGTCAGGTCGCCTTCGCCGCTCATGCGGGCCAGGGTGATGTCGCCATCGGCCAGCACTGCGGCTCCGGCTAGGCCGATCAGGACCAGCAGCAAGGCCAGGGTCTGGCGCAGGCGCACCAGGCGCCCGATGGTGGCGGCAATCAACAATGCCAAGCAGCCTGCCCCGGTAACGAGAAAGGCGCCGCGTGAATGACTGGCCAGGACCGCCAGCCACAGGAATCCCGAAGCGATCAGCCAAGGCACGGTGCGGGCCAGCAAGCGTTCAATCCGTTCGCTGGTGCCGATGGAGGGGCGTTGTGCAGCCGAGCGGTGGATGGCCAGGGCAAGACAGGCGAGGACGCCGATCCCGGCAAAGGCGCCAAAGGCGGCGCGACCGACAAAGGTGCCGGTAGCATCACCCTGATAGGCCCATTTTTTCATCCACAAAATGTAGTCAAGTTCGATTAACTGGCAAAACAAGGCATAAGCACCATAAACCAGCACGGCGACGGCCACGCTTTTCAGGCCCCAGGCGGCGCGATGGCGTTGGCGCCCTAACTGGGTTGCCAAGACAAAAATCAGACCATAGGCGCCCAGGCGCATCACAGCGTGACCGGACATTTCCGGGTTGGCGGAAATGGTGGCGCCAAGCGGTCGGGACAAAGCGGCTGCCGTCTCGGTCCAAACCGGGTGCGTCCAAGACAATGGCATGATCGGCAGGGTCTGCAACACCCCCCAAGCCAAGGCCATCAGGAACAAGGTGGCGGGAAGCGCCAGCTTGGTCGCCGGCAGGCCCGGATGGCATCTGCCCCGCAGGCGGCCTACCACCCATATCAGGGTCAAGAGGGCGCTGGCCAGGGTCAGCAGGCTCCACGACCATGCCCGGTTGGCGGCCAGCGGTAAGGGCGCTAGCACAATAAGGGCGGTCAGAGCAATGAATATGCGGTCGTTGGCCGAGCGGCGATGGCTCATGTCGGAGCACTTTCTTCCGCCATCAGGCGTTGGACGATCAAGGACGCCGCCCCACCGGTGCCGAGGGTGTCAAAGGTTCCAGTGGGCCGATGGATGGGGTGGGGGGATTGCAAAATCTTGGTAACGGCGGTGATGATGGCCTTTTCGTCGGTGCCGACCAGAATTGCGTCGCCCTCCAGCACTTCCGGGCGTTCAGTGCTGGTCCGCATGATCAGGACCGGCTTGCCGAGATAGGCCGCTTCTTCCTGGATGCCGCCGGAATCGGTCAGGATCAGACTGGCTTGCATCATCAGCCTGACGAAGGGAACGTAACTGAGCGGCGCGATCATGCGCAACCGGGGGTGAAAGTCGCGCAGCCGGGCGACGGTGTCGGCCAGGGCCGGGTTGGGATGGAATGGAAAAACGATGTGGCAGTCGTGTTCGGCAACCAGAACTTTCAGTGCGGTCTCGACTTGGCTCAAGCGCTCGGGGGTCAGGTTCTCGCGGCGATGCAAGGTGCATAATATCAGCTTTTGATGCGGGTCCGCGGCGGTCGGAGCGATATTTTCATCGCCAAGATTTTGCGCCAGCAATAAGGCGTCAATGACTGTATTGCCGCACACCTCGATGGCTGACGGGGCGATGCCTTCGCGTTCCAGATTGTGTTTGGCGCTCGGGGTCGGTGCAAAATGCAAATGGGCTAATTGGGCGATCAGGCGCCGGTTGATTTCCTCGGGCCATGGTTGGTTGGGGTCACCGGTGCGCAGGCCAGCTTCCACATGGGCGACGCGCACGCCGTGGTGAAACGCGGCCAGGGCGGCGGCGATAGCCGAGGAGGTGTCGCCCTGGACCACCACCCAATCGGGCCTTTCCTGGTTCAGCACCGTCGACATGGCGGCAAGGACGCGGGCAACCATGTCGTTGACCGATTGGCCGTCTTGCATCAGATCCAGATTGTGATCGGCATGCAGGTGGAAGTCAGCTAGCCCTTGTGAAAGTAATTCGCGATGCTGTCCGGTCAGGCAGACCCTGACGGCAACGTCGGCGTGGCACTGCAATCGGCGGATGACCGGAGCCAGCTTGATGGCCTCGGGCCTTGTGCCGATGATGACAAGGATACGCACTACCCTTTTTCCGTCCCCATGCTTCATGCCCCATATTTGGACGCCTTTTACGCAAAAGGCAAATATGCAATTCTTGGTTTGCGATGGTGGGGTGACTATTGTTGGCTCACCGGTTACTGACAGGGCTTGTGGCTAAATGTGTGGAATAGTGGTCGCGTCCCTGAACAGCTCGCCGATGGAACCGCATCGCCTGGACTTGGCCATGGCTTGTGTCGCTCATCGCGGCCCCGATGGCGAGGGGCGGGTATCGCGTCGCCACGGACGTCTGATCATGGGCCATCGCCGCCTGTCCATCTTTGACCCGGGCGCCGGCGGTCACCAGCCGATGCTCGGTCCTAGTGGCGATTGTCTGGTCTTTAACGGTTGCATCTACAATTACCTGGAACTCCGGAGCGAGCTGATCGCTCTGGGCCATGGCTTTCGCACCGGCAGCGACACCGAGGTTGTCTTGGCGGCGTGGCGGGAATGGGGTGAAGCGGCGTTCTCGCGTTTCAACGGCACATGGGCGCTGGCCTTGCATGACGCCGCCAGTGATCGCTTGGTGATCAGCCGCGACCGGCTGGGGGTGCGACCGCTTTACATGTTTCGCCAGCCCGGACGGATGATCCTGGCCAGTGAAATCCGCGCCGTGGTTGCCGCCTCGGGTCAGCCGGTCCGGGTCGATGCCGTTCAGGCCTTTGACTTCTTGTCCTTGGGGCTGTCCGATCACCAGGATCGGACCATGGTTGATGGCATCACTCAGGTGCCGGCAGGGGCTTTGTGGGTGGAAGATAGCCAGGGCGCCTTGACGCGGCGGCGCTATCACGATTGGCCCGAGCCTTTACCCGCGCCCGAGGCGGCGCAGGCAATCAAACACTTGCCGCGATTGCTGACCAGCGCGACCGGATTGCGATTGCGTGCCCATGTACCGGTGGCGGCGCAATTGTCGGGGGGCATGGATTCCGGCGCCGTCGCCTGGGCTATCGGCAGTCAGGCCCAGTCCATGACTGCGCCGTTCTTGGGATTTTTCTCGTATGGCTATGATCGCGGGGGCGAGGAATACAACGAGATTCAGGCGGCCCGACAGACCAGGGATCACGTGGCTGCTGCGGCTTCCTTTCACGAAGTGCGTGTCGATCCCACTCCATCGCTTGACGATATCGAGGCATTTTTGGCGGCGCAAGAAGTGCCGGTCAGCACGCCCAGCCCGGTAGCCGGTCTGCGGCTTTATCGTGCCATGCGCAAGGCCGGGGCGGTCGTCGCCTTGACTGGCGATGGCAGCGACGAATTGTTCGCGGGCTATACCCGACGCTATTTGCCGGTGGCGTGGCGCGATGCGGTGCGTAGCGGCGCGCTGGCAGAGGGCTGGGATTATTGGTCCTCGCCCGAGTTGCATTGGCGCGACGGCTTGGCCCGTCTGGTCTGGAGCTTGCCCTTTCCGGCTCTGTCGGCGTTGATGGCGAGACGGACGCATATGGCGGTGCTGACGGATGATTTTCGCCTGTCTCATGACGACAGGTTGCGTGATCTGGCGGTGCGTCAGAGCTTGCCTCTGGCCGAACTGGGGCGAGTTGACGCCCAAGGCGGGGCGCTGTCGCAAATCCTGCGTTACGCCGATCGCAACGCCATGGCCGTGGGCATGGAATCGCGCTCGCCGTTCCTGGATTATCGGGTGGCCGAATTGGCCATGCGCTTGCCCATGACGCTGAAAGTGTCCGGGCGCGGCGGCAAATTGCCGTTGCGTGACGCCATGGCCCCCTTCTTGCCGCCAAGGGTGATCGGAGGGGCGAAAAATCGCGGGCTGGGCCACGCCGAGCAGTTTCGTGTTGGCAGTCTGGATCTTGGTGATTTGCTGGCCGAACCGCCGAAAGCGGCGTCGGAGATGATCAATGCCGGCCGTCTGGCCAGAGCTTTGCGCCAACACCCCAGCGATCCGCGCCTATGGTGGCCGGTCTGCTTCCTGTTGTGGCTGCGTCAGGTGGAACGGCAATGGCCCTAAGCCCTTTTGCCGCCTTTGTTGCTGAGTTGCAACAGCGCCATGGTCCCGAGGTGGACCTAGTTCGCCACGAGTTGTTTTTCCAGGGCCAAAAACGCTTTCCCGGTGGCCGGGGGGCACTGGCCTTGGCACGCGACGCCCTGCTGTTGGCCCGACCATCCCGCCGCCAACCGCTCCCGACCGGGCTGCTGGCGGTGTTGGTCGCCACCTTGGCCGGCAGCAGTGGCTGGTCCAGCTTGGCCCGCGCCCTACCCGCCATCGCCACGGCAGGATTGACGCCGGTCGTCTTGGCCCATCCCCGGTTGGACCCGTCGTTGTTTCCAGCCGATGTGCCGGTTCTGCGTCCGGGCGGGTTGGGCTTGGCCGGGCTCGATCCGGCTGGATGGCTGGGTGGCTGGGTGGCGCAGGCCCAGGCCCGGCAAAAGCTATGGATTCGGGCCGTGGCAGGTTTGTTGGCCGACCGTCGCGGCGTGTTGGTTTTGCATAATGATTTCGACATGATGAGCACGGCCAGCCTGCACAGCGGCTGGCCCAGCGTCTGCCTGTTGCACGGAATTCCCACTGACGAGTTCTTTCCCTGTCGGGCCGATTATCAAATTGTGTGGGGACCATCCTCAAGGCAGGCCTTTGCCGATTGCGGCGTCGCCTCTGCGCGGCTGGTGGTCGATAGTCTGGGGCGCGGTGCAGGCGATGGGGCCGGCCCGGACGGCCCACCGCAGGTTTTGGCCGTCGCGTCGCAGACCCAGGCGGTCATTTTCGGTCCGCATCTGGCAGCGCATCTGAAGGCCTTCGTGGCGGGGCTGCACCAGCTTGATCGGCGAATGGTGGTGCTTTTACATCCGCGAGAGGGCGGTCGCCATCCTTATGGAGCAGTGCCGACCAGCTTGCCTCCCCATGTCGTGTTGCAGGCGCCGCAACCTGCATTGGTTCTGGCCCATTGCTCGACCTTGGCCAT
This is a stretch of genomic DNA from Magnetospirillum gryphiswaldense MSR-1 v2. It encodes these proteins:
- a CDS encoding O-antigen ligase family protein; the protein is MSHRRSANDRIFIALTALIVLAPLPLAANRAWSWSLLTLASALLTLIWVVGRLRGRCHPGLPATKLALPATLFLMALAWGVLQTLPIMPLSWTHPVWTETAAALSRPLGATISANPEMSGHAVMRLGAYGLIFVLATQLGRQRHRAAWGLKSVAVAVLVYGAYALFCQLIELDYILWMKKWAYQGDATGTFVGRAAFGAFAGIGVLACLALAIHRSAAQRPSIGTSERIERLLARTVPWLIASGFLWLAVLASHSRGAFLVTGAGCLALLIAATIGRLVRLRQTLALLLVLIGLAGAAVLADGDITLARMSGEGDLTGDRPNLMRLTWIAIGDAPLTGHGLGTFTSAIMPYRDTSLPRPVLYNHAHNSWEEVIMDLGWPAGLCLLSAVIIPIAGCCAGLVRRRQDQIYPALAVAAATLLGLQAMIDFTVQIPALAALFAYLLGIGYSQSWSAKAYQ
- the wecB gene encoding non-hydrolyzing UDP-N-acetylglucosamine 2-epimerase — encoded protein: MRILVIIGTRPEAIKLAPVIRRLQCHADVAVRVCLTGQHRELLSQGLADFHLHADHNLDLMQDGQSVNDMVARVLAAMSTVLNQERPDWVVVQGDTSSAIAAALAAFHHGVRVAHVEAGLRTGDPNQPWPEEINRRLIAQLAHLHFAPTPSAKHNLEREGIAPSAIEVCGNTVIDALLLAQNLGDENIAPTAADPHQKLILCTLHRRENLTPERLSQVETALKVLVAEHDCHIVFPFHPNPALADTVARLRDFHPRLRMIAPLSYVPFVRLMMQASLILTDSGGIQEEAAYLGKPVLIMRTSTERPEVLEGDAILVGTDEKAIITAVTKILQSPHPIHRPTGTFDTLGTGGAASLIVQRLMAEESAPT
- the asnB gene encoding asparagine synthase (glutamine-hydrolyzing), with translation MCGIVVASLNSSPMEPHRLDLAMACVAHRGPDGEGRVSRRHGRLIMGHRRLSIFDPGAGGHQPMLGPSGDCLVFNGCIYNYLELRSELIALGHGFRTGSDTEVVLAAWREWGEAAFSRFNGTWALALHDAASDRLVISRDRLGVRPLYMFRQPGRMILASEIRAVVAASGQPVRVDAVQAFDFLSLGLSDHQDRTMVDGITQVPAGALWVEDSQGALTRRRYHDWPEPLPAPEAAQAIKHLPRLLTSATGLRLRAHVPVAAQLSGGMDSGAVAWAIGSQAQSMTAPFLGFFSYGYDRGGEEYNEIQAARQTRDHVAAAASFHEVRVDPTPSLDDIEAFLAAQEVPVSTPSPVAGLRLYRAMRKAGAVVALTGDGSDELFAGYTRRYLPVAWRDAVRSGALAEGWDYWSSPELHWRDGLARLVWSLPFPALSALMARRTHMAVLTDDFRLSHDDRLRDLAVRQSLPLAELGRVDAQGGALSQILRYADRNAMAVGMESRSPFLDYRVAELAMRLPMTLKVSGRGGKLPLRDAMAPFLPPRVIGGAKNRGLGHAEQFRVGSLDLGDLLAEPPKAASEMINAGRLARALRQHPSDPRLWWPVCFLLWLRQVERQWP